Proteins encoded by one window of Lutibacter sp. A64:
- the idi gene encoding isopentenyl-diphosphate Delta-isomerase, producing the protein MMEEQVILVNEKDEQIGLMPKMEAHEKALLHRAFSVFVFNDKNQLMLQQRAADKYHSPLLWANTCCSHQRDGERNIEAGKRRLQEEMGFVCELEEKTSFIYKAPFDNGLTEHELDHIMVGTYSEDPVINREEVAAFKWMTLEEVKEDISQKPEIYTEWFKIIFEKFYEFLQL; encoded by the coding sequence ATGATGGAAGAGCAAGTAATATTAGTAAACGAAAAGGATGAACAAATTGGTTTAATGCCTAAAATGGAGGCTCATGAAAAAGCACTTTTACATAGAGCATTTTCTGTATTTGTATTTAATGATAAAAACCAATTAATGTTGCAACAACGGGCAGCAGATAAATACCATTCGCCATTATTATGGGCAAATACTTGTTGTAGCCATCAACGAGATGGAGAACGTAATATTGAAGCCGGAAAAAGACGTTTGCAAGAAGAAATGGGCTTTGTTTGCGAATTAGAAGAAAAAACATCATTTATTTATAAAGCTCCGTTTGATAATGGTTTAACAGAACATGAATTAGACCATATTATGGTTGGAACTTATTCAGAAGATCCAGTAATAAATAGGGAAGAAGTAGCGGCTTTTAAATGGATGACTTTAGAAGAGGTAAAAGAAGATATTTCACAAAAACCTGAAATCTATACAGAATGGTTTAAAATTATTTTTGAAAAATTTTACGAATTTTTACAATTGTAA
- a CDS encoding 6-pyruvoyl trahydropterin synthase family protein has translation MKVTVNRKAHFNAAHRLYNADWTDARNATVFGKCANPNYHGHNYDLIVAVKGEIHPETGFVMDMKVLKKLIETEIEEQFDHKNLNEEVPEFKTLNPTAENISVVIWNKLRAKIDENLELSITLYETPRNFVTYCGE, from the coding sequence ATGAAGGTAACAGTTAATAGAAAAGCTCATTTTAATGCAGCGCATAGATTGTACAATGCAGATTGGACAGATGCTAGAAATGCTACGGTTTTTGGAAAATGTGCCAATCCAAATTATCACGGACATAATTATGATTTAATTGTAGCTGTAAAAGGTGAAATACATCCAGAAACAGGGTTTGTTATGGATATGAAAGTTCTAAAAAAATTAATTGAAACTGAAATTGAAGAACAATTTGATCATAAAAATTTAAATGAAGAAGTTCCAGAGTTTAAAACATTAAACCCAACTGCTGAAAATATTTCTGTTGTAATTTGGAATAAATTACGTGCTAAAATTGATGAAAATCTAGAATTATCCATTACGCTTTACGAAACCCCAAGAAACTTTGTAACTTATTGTGGCGAGTAG
- a CDS encoding nuclear transport factor 2 family protein yields the protein MNNKELIEKFYTSFSNGNASGMTECYHKGIQFQDPVFGKLKGDEAFKMWEMLLSKKSATTKISFSGIKTSENKGSVNWVANYVYGKNKRKVTNKVSANFKFKDGKIIEHIDTFNVWKWSKQALGTVGFLLGWTPFMKHKIQKITKKQLENFMSEN from the coding sequence ATGAATAATAAAGAATTAATAGAAAAATTTTACACTTCGTTTTCTAATGGTAATGCTAGTGGAATGACAGAATGCTATCATAAAGGTATTCAATTTCAAGATCCCGTGTTTGGAAAATTGAAAGGTGATGAAGCTTTTAAAATGTGGGAAATGTTGTTGTCTAAAAAATCTGCAACTACAAAAATTAGCTTTTCAGGCATTAAAACAAGCGAAAATAAAGGAAGTGTTAACTGGGTGGCGAATTATGTCTATGGAAAAAACAAGCGCAAAGTAACAAACAAAGTTAGTGCTAATTTTAAATTTAAAGATGGTAAAATTATAGAACATATAGATACTTTTAATGTTTGGAAATGGTCTAAACAAGCTCTTGGTACTGTTGGTTTTTTACTCGGGTGGACTCCTTTTATGAAACATAAAATTCAGAAAATCACTAAAAAACAGTTAGAAAACTTTATGAGTGAAAATTAA
- a CDS encoding fumarylacetoacetate hydrolase family protein: MKIICIGRNYAKHIEELQSEKPEDPVIFLKPDSAILAKNQPFFIPPFSNDLHYEVEVLVKINKVGKYIEEKFAHKYYDEIGLGIDFTARDLQNKLKDKGLPWEKCKGFDGSAVIGAFFPKENLGDLSNLEFTLSKNNKIVQEGNTNAMLWKIDELIAYVSQFFTLKKGDVIFTGTPAGVGKVVENDVLVGTIANKEALSVKIK, from the coding sequence ATGAAAATAATTTGTATAGGAAGAAATTACGCCAAGCATATTGAAGAACTTCAAAGTGAAAAACCAGAAGATCCAGTAATATTTTTAAAACCAGATTCAGCTATTTTAGCAAAAAATCAACCTTTTTTTATACCACCTTTTTCAAATGATTTGCATTATGAAGTAGAGGTTTTAGTGAAAATAAATAAAGTTGGTAAATATATTGAAGAAAAATTTGCCCATAAATATTACGATGAAATAGGTTTGGGAATTGATTTTACGGCAAGAGATTTACAAAATAAATTAAAAGATAAAGGTTTGCCTTGGGAAAAATGTAAAGGTTTTGATGGAAGTGCTGTTATTGGTGCTTTTTTCCCAAAGGAAAATTTAGGAGATTTATCTAACTTAGAATTTACATTATCTAAAAACAATAAAATAGTACAAGAAGGAAATACCAATGCTATGCTTTGGAAAATAGATGAGTTAATTGCTTATGTTTCACAATTTTTCACCTTAAAGAAAGGAGATGTTATCTTTACCGGAACACCTGCTGGTGTTGGAAAAGTTGTAGAGAATGATGTTTTAGTTGGAACTATTGCAAATAAAGAAGCACTCTCAGTAAAAATAAAATAG
- a CDS encoding competence/damage-inducible protein A, whose protein sequence is MQAEIITIGDEILIGQILDSNSKWIAEELNKIGISVYQITSIQDTKEHISKALNEAEKNSDIVILTGGLGPTKDDVTKLTLATYFNDKLVLKEEIVAQIKEMFAKIDYPFTAVNRDQALVPSKCIPLKNNWGTAPGMWFHKNNTVIISLPGVPNEMKGLMQDEVLPKLRHTFKLPYILHKTILTYGMGESMVAERIEDWEDNLPEFIKLAYLPAYGKLRLRLTAKGAEKTLLETSMRLELEKLFKLIPDLIVGVEDSQTIEVAVGKLLKAKKQTLAVAESCTGGEISKMLTAIPGASSYFLAAVVAYQAKVKISELNVDKNLIERFSVVSAEVAEAMAIGVQQKFKSDYAIATTGNAGPTADLTDKTVGTVFIAIATPTGVFSKEYFFGQPREKVIGKASNKALELLRKEILKN, encoded by the coding sequence ATGCAAGCAGAAATAATTACTATTGGAGATGAAATTTTAATCGGTCAAATTTTAGATTCAAATTCAAAGTGGATTGCAGAAGAATTAAATAAAATTGGTATATCAGTTTATCAAATAACTTCAATTCAAGATACAAAAGAACATATTTCAAAAGCTTTAAATGAAGCAGAGAAAAATTCGGACATTGTTATATTAACAGGAGGTTTAGGACCTACTAAAGATGATGTTACTAAATTAACCTTGGCAACTTATTTTAATGATAAATTAGTGTTAAAAGAAGAAATAGTAGCGCAAATTAAAGAAATGTTCGCTAAAATAGATTATCCTTTTACAGCTGTAAATAGAGACCAAGCATTAGTTCCTTCAAAATGTATTCCTTTAAAAAATAATTGGGGAACAGCGCCGGGAATGTGGTTTCATAAAAACAATACAGTAATCATCTCATTGCCAGGTGTACCCAATGAAATGAAAGGCTTAATGCAAGATGAAGTATTGCCAAAATTAAGACATACTTTTAAATTACCTTATATTTTACATAAAACCATATTAACTTATGGAATGGGAGAGAGTATGGTTGCAGAGCGTATTGAAGACTGGGAAGATAATTTACCAGAATTTATTAAATTAGCATATTTGCCAGCTTATGGAAAGTTAAGGTTGCGATTAACAGCTAAAGGAGCTGAAAAAACATTATTGGAAACCAGCATGCGTTTAGAACTTGAAAAACTTTTTAAATTAATCCCCGATTTAATTGTAGGAGTTGAAGATTCTCAAACTATAGAAGTTGCAGTAGGTAAATTATTAAAAGCTAAAAAACAAACCTTAGCGGTTGCCGAAAGTTGTACAGGAGGAGAAATTTCTAAAATGTTAACGGCAATTCCGGGTGCATCGAGCTATTTTTTAGCTGCTGTTGTAGCATATCAAGCGAAAGTTAAAATATCAGAATTAAATGTAGATAAAAATTTAATTGAGCGTTTTTCGGTTGTTAGCGCAGAAGTAGCAGAAGCTATGGCAATTGGTGTTCAACAAAAATTTAAATCGGATTATGCAATAGCAACTACCGGAAATGCTGGGCCTACAGCCGATTTAACAGATAAAACAGTAGGAACGGTTTTTATTGCAATAGCCACACCAACAGGTGTTTTTTCAAAAGAATATTTTTTCGGACAGCCGAGAGAAAAGGTGATAGGAAAGGCTTCAAACAAGGCTTTAGAACTGCTGAGAAAAGAAATTTTAAAAAACTAG
- the rpmB gene encoding 50S ribosomal protein L28 → MSRVCELTGKKAMVGNNVSHALNRTKRKFDANLIKKRFYIPEEDKWVTLKVSTSALKNINKKGISAVIKEARENGFLKK, encoded by the coding sequence ATGTCAAGAGTTTGTGAACTTACTGGAAAAAAAGCAATGGTTGGAAACAATGTTTCTCACGCATTGAATAGAACAAAAAGAAAATTTGACGCTAATTTAATTAAAAAGCGTTTTTATATTCCTGAAGAGGATAAATGGGTTACTTTAAAAGTATCTACATCTGCTTTAAAGAATATTAATAAAAAAGGAATCTCTGCGGTTATTAAAGAAGCAAGAGAAAATGGTTTTTTAAAAAAATAA
- the rpmG gene encoding 50S ribosomal protein L33, with the protein MAKTKGNRIQVILECTEHKASGQAGTSRYITTKNKKNTPDRMELKKFNPILKKMTVHKEIK; encoded by the coding sequence ATGGCAAAGACTAAAGGAAACAGAATTCAGGTGATTTTAGAATGTACTGAGCACAAAGCTTCAGGACAAGCAGGTACTTCTAGATATATTACAACTAAGAATAAAAAGAATACTCCTGATAGAATGGAACTTAAAAAATTCAATCCTATCTTGAAGAAAATGACTGTTCATAAAGAAATTAAATAA
- a CDS encoding DUF4295 domain-containing protein → MAKKSVASLQTGSKRLSKAIKMVKSPKTGAYTFVEAIMDPANVKDFLSKK, encoded by the coding sequence ATGGCAAAGAAATCAGTAGCATCATTACAAACAGGATCAAAAAGATTAAGCAAAGCTATAAAAATGGTAAAATCACCTAAAACAGGTGCTTACACTTTTGTAGAAGCTATTATGGATCCAGCAAATGTAAAAGACTTTTTGAGCAAAAAATAA
- the ftsY gene encoding signal recognition particle-docking protein FtsY produces MSLFKRIFSKEKKETLDKGLEKTKTSFFSKLSKAVAGKTKVDDDVLDNLEEVLVSSDVGVETTLKIIDRIEARVARDKYLGTDELNKILREEIAGLLSETNVGNEIDFTIPSTKKPYVIMVVGVNGVGKTTTIGKLASQFKKAGKSVVLGAADTFRAAAIDQLQVWADRVDIPIVRQEMGSDPASVAFDTLKSAVSQNADVVIIDTAGRLHNKVNLMNELTKIKRVMQKVVTDAPHDVLLVLDGSTGQNAFEQAKQFTLATEVTSLAVTKLDGTAKGGVVIGISDQFKIPVKYIGVGEGIDDLQVFNKIEFVDSFFK; encoded by the coding sequence ATGAGTTTATTTAAAAGAATATTTTCAAAAGAGAAAAAAGAAACTCTAGACAAAGGTTTAGAGAAAACAAAAACATCTTTTTTTTCGAAGCTATCAAAAGCAGTTGCAGGTAAAACTAAAGTTGACGATGATGTATTAGATAATCTAGAAGAAGTTTTGGTATCTTCAGATGTTGGAGTGGAAACAACGCTTAAAATAATTGATAGAATTGAAGCCAGAGTGGCCCGAGATAAATATTTGGGTACTGATGAGTTAAATAAAATTCTTCGTGAAGAAATTGCAGGTTTACTTTCTGAAACTAATGTTGGTAACGAAATCGATTTTACTATTCCATCAACTAAAAAACCTTATGTAATTATGGTTGTAGGTGTTAATGGCGTTGGAAAAACTACTACAATAGGTAAACTAGCTTCGCAATTTAAAAAAGCTGGAAAAAGCGTTGTTTTAGGTGCTGCAGATACCTTTAGAGCTGCTGCAATAGATCAATTACAAGTTTGGGCAGATAGAGTTGATATTCCAATTGTTCGTCAAGAAATGGGAAGTGATCCAGCTTCTGTGGCTTTCGATACTTTAAAATCTGCCGTTTCTCAAAATGCAGATGTGGTTATTATAGATACTGCCGGAAGATTGCACAATAAAGTAAATTTAATGAACGAGTTGACTAAAATTAAACGTGTAATGCAAAAGGTGGTAACAGATGCGCCGCATGATGTATTGTTGGTTTTAGACGGATCAACTGGTCAAAATGCTTTTGAACAAGCAAAGCAGTTTACATTGGCAACTGAAGTAACATCGTTAGCCGTTACAAAACTTGACGGTACTGCAAAAGGTGGTGTCGTTATCGGAATTTCAGATCAGTTTAAAATTCCAGTTAAATATATTGGAGTTGGAGAGGGAATTGATGATTTACAGGTGTTTAATAAAATTGAATTTGTAGACTCCTTCTTTAAATAA
- a CDS encoding amidase family protein encodes MKNIFFVVLLFILLNACKQKEEPVIFTKYDESTELLEQQNHEINRMQFKLIQSKYLDMNEVFKPFEEDLANFSEDDYLNLVPFILEKDIPTIQEYVNNRILSYERIVLFYLYRIRKYESNSNLALHSIIALNPTIIEEAREKDRKRPANLKNAVYGLPILLKDNINTVGMPTTAGAFALSENLNTENAFIVKQLKDKGALILGKANLSEWAYFFCSDCPVGYSAIGGQTLNPYGRKIFETGGSSSGSGVSVAANYAVAAVGTETSGSILSPSSKNAVVGLKPTVGLLSRTGIVPISSTLDTPGPMTKSVIDTAILLSAMLGEDANDIITKGNNKQLKYVDSLNYSTLRGKRVGVFKELLTDSIYKKSIQVIRRAGAEIIEFEQPKISLNGFLTLLRIDMKKDLPAYLRNDADKNIKISNIESIVEFNLQDVVKRAPYGQQLFEAILQDTTSIEAFELIKQNLHTKGLEFFNTPMDTHNLDAILSINNYHAGFAAVAKYPCLAVPMGYEGTGEPISLTFIAKPFQEEKLLKLGYAFEKLTKVRTLPNNYK; translated from the coding sequence ATGAAAAATATATTTTTTGTAGTTCTATTATTTATTTTACTTAATGCGTGCAAACAAAAAGAAGAACCTGTTATTTTTACAAAATACGATGAATCAACAGAGTTATTAGAACAGCAAAATCACGAAATTAATAGAATGCAATTTAAATTAATTCAATCTAAATATTTAGATATGAATGAAGTTTTTAAACCATTTGAAGAAGATTTAGCTAACTTTTCAGAAGATGATTATTTAAATTTAGTACCATTTATTTTAGAGAAAGATATTCCTACAATACAAGAATATGTAAACAATAGAATTTTATCTTATGAAAGAATTGTATTGTTTTACTTATATAGAATTAGGAAATATGAAAGCAATTCTAATTTAGCTCTACATAGTATTATAGCTCTAAACCCTACTATTATTGAAGAAGCACGTGAAAAGGATAGAAAACGACCTGCTAATTTAAAAAATGCTGTATACGGTTTACCTATACTTTTAAAAGATAATATTAATACTGTTGGAATGCCAACTACCGCTGGAGCTTTTGCTCTTTCAGAAAATTTAAATACAGAAAATGCTTTTATTGTTAAACAACTAAAAGATAAAGGAGCTTTAATTTTAGGGAAAGCAAATTTAAGTGAGTGGGCTTACTTTTTTTGTAGCGATTGCCCTGTCGGTTATAGTGCTATTGGCGGACAAACATTAAATCCGTATGGAAGAAAAATATTTGAAACCGGTGGTTCTAGTTCTGGAAGTGGTGTAAGTGTTGCCGCTAATTATGCGGTAGCAGCAGTAGGTACAGAAACTTCAGGATCAATTTTATCTCCTTCAAGTAAAAACGCTGTTGTAGGTTTAAAACCAACAGTAGGTTTGTTAAGTAGAACAGGAATTGTACCAATTTCAAGTACTTTAGATACACCAGGTCCAATGACAAAAAGTGTTATTGATACTGCAATTTTACTTTCGGCAATGTTGGGTGAAGATGCTAACGATATTATAACAAAGGGAAATAATAAACAATTAAAGTATGTAGATTCTTTAAATTATTCAACTTTAAGAGGAAAAAGAGTAGGGGTGTTTAAAGAATTATTAACAGATTCAATTTATAAAAAATCAATACAAGTTATAAGAAGAGCAGGAGCGGAAATTATTGAATTTGAACAACCTAAAATTTCATTAAATGGGTTTTTAACTTTGTTGCGTATTGATATGAAAAAAGATTTACCAGCGTATTTAAGAAATGATGCAGATAAAAATATAAAAATTTCAAATATTGAATCTATAGTCGAATTTAATTTACAAGATGTTGTAAAACGAGCGCCTTACGGACAACAATTATTTGAGGCTATTTTACAAGATACTACTTCAATTGAAGCATTTGAATTGATAAAACAAAATTTACATACAAAAGGACTTGAATTTTTTAATACTCCAATGGATACACATAATTTAGATGCTATTTTATCAATAAATAATTATCATGCAGGTTTTGCAGCTGTAGCTAAATATCCGTGTTTAGCTGTACCAATGGGGTATGAAGGCACAGGAGAGCCTATTAGTTTAACATTTATAGCAAAACCTTTTCAAGAAGAGAAATTATTAAAATTAGGATATGCTTTTGAAAAATTAACGAAAGTAAGAACGCTTCCAAATAATTATAAATAG
- a CDS encoding serine hydrolase domain-containing protein has product MKKYLRTLLLLISIVACDKNEELTEISQSTYFPPLTGNTWETVSPSELNWNETEIQPLLNYLEEKNTKGFIVLYNGKIAIESYFNNHSISKPWYWASAGKTLTSITTGIAEEKGFININNKVADYLGTGWTSAPIKKENMITCKHLLSMNSGLDDSLGDNVEPINLKFKSDAGTRWAYHNVYVKLQDIIEKASNQSFSAFFNSNLKDKIGMTGTWLQTGDFNIYYSTTRSMARFGLLTLNKGTWNTTKIVNETFFNASINTSQDINKAYGYLWWLNGKSNYHLPQSQYEFQGALIPDAPNDLYAALGKNDQKIYVSPSKKLVVIRMGESADDTNFALSNFDNELWQKLNLIIN; this is encoded by the coding sequence ATGAAAAAATATTTAAGAACTTTACTTTTACTAATTAGCATTGTAGCTTGTGACAAAAATGAAGAATTAACCGAAATATCACAATCTACATATTTCCCTCCGCTAACTGGAAATACTTGGGAAACAGTCTCTCCTTCTGAATTAAATTGGAATGAAACTGAAATACAGCCTTTATTAAATTATTTAGAAGAAAAGAACACTAAAGGTTTTATAGTTTTATACAATGGAAAAATTGCTATTGAATCATATTTTAATAATCATTCTATATCAAAACCTTGGTATTGGGCAAGTGCAGGTAAAACCTTAACCTCTATTACAACAGGTATTGCCGAAGAAAAAGGCTTTATAAATATCAATAATAAAGTAGCTGATTATTTAGGTACTGGTTGGACAAGTGCTCCAATTAAAAAGGAAAACATGATTACTTGTAAACATTTACTTAGTATGAACTCCGGTTTAGATGATAGCTTAGGAGACAATGTAGAGCCAATAAATTTAAAATTTAAAAGTGATGCTGGAACACGATGGGCATACCATAATGTATATGTTAAATTACAAGATATTATAGAGAAAGCTTCTAATCAATCATTTTCAGCATTTTTCAATTCCAATTTGAAAGATAAAATTGGAATGACTGGAACCTGGCTACAAACTGGTGACTTTAATATTTACTATAGCACAACGAGAAGTATGGCTAGATTTGGTTTACTTACCTTAAACAAAGGAACTTGGAATACTACCAAAATTGTAAATGAAACATTTTTTAACGCTTCTATAAATACTTCACAAGACATTAATAAAGCTTACGGATATTTATGGTGGTTAAATGGAAAATCTAATTACCACTTACCACAATCTCAATATGAATTTCAAGGTGCATTAATTCCAGATGCTCCAAATGATTTATATGCTGCTTTAGGTAAAAATGATCAAAAAATTTACGTATCGCCCAGTAAAAAATTAGTTGTTATTAGAATGGGAGAAAGTGCTGATGATACAAATTTTGCGCTTTCTAATTTCGATAATGAACTATGGCAAAAACTAAATTTAATTATAAATTAA
- the rimO gene encoding 30S ribosomal protein S12 methylthiotransferase RimO: protein MRTKSKKENKINVVTLGCSKNVYDSEVLMGQLKANNKDVVHEDENDEGNIVVINTCGFIGDAKEESVNTILHYVNKKELGEVDRVYVSGCLSERYKPDLQKEIPDVDEYFGTHDLPNLLKVLDADYKHELVGERLTTTPTHYAYLKIAEGCDRPCSFCAIPLMRGKHVSTPIEDLVVEATKLAKKGIKELILIAQDLTYYGLDIYKKRALADLLKELVKIDGIEWIRLHYAFPTGFPLDVLEVIHNEPKVCNYLDIPLQHINDDILKSMRRGTSHKKTTNLLAEFRKSVPDMAIRTTLIVGYPGETEAAFQELKDWVEAMRFERLGAFAYSHEENTHAANLVDDVPEEVKQQRVNEIMELQSQISFDLNQEKVGKTFKVIIDRKDGNVFVGRTEFDSPDVDNEVLIDATKYYVQVGKFAQIKITSASEFDLYGEPVN from the coding sequence GTGCGTACAAAATCTAAAAAAGAAAATAAAATCAACGTAGTTACTTTAGGTTGTTCAAAAAACGTTTACGATAGTGAAGTTTTAATGGGGCAATTAAAAGCAAATAATAAAGACGTTGTACACGAAGATGAAAATGATGAAGGAAACATTGTTGTTATAAATACCTGTGGTTTTATTGGAGATGCCAAAGAAGAATCGGTTAATACTATTCTGCATTATGTAAATAAGAAAGAATTAGGAGAAGTTGATAGAGTGTATGTTTCTGGTTGTTTAAGTGAGCGTTATAAGCCAGATTTACAAAAGGAAATTCCTGATGTAGATGAATACTTTGGTACTCATGATTTACCGAACTTGTTAAAGGTATTAGATGCAGATTATAAGCACGAATTGGTTGGAGAACGTTTAACAACAACGCCAACTCATTATGCATATTTAAAAATTGCTGAAGGTTGCGACAGACCTTGTTCTTTTTGTGCAATACCATTAATGCGAGGAAAACATGTTTCAACTCCTATTGAAGATTTAGTTGTTGAGGCTACAAAATTGGCTAAAAAAGGAATTAAAGAACTTATTTTAATAGCGCAAGATTTAACGTATTACGGATTAGATATATACAAAAAAAGAGCATTGGCCGATTTGTTAAAAGAATTGGTTAAAATTGATGGTATAGAGTGGATTCGCTTGCATTACGCTTTTCCAACTGGATTTCCGTTAGATGTGTTGGAAGTAATACATAACGAACCTAAAGTTTGTAACTATTTAGACATTCCTTTACAGCATATTAATGACGATATTTTAAAATCGATGCGAAGAGGTACTTCACACAAAAAGACAACTAATTTACTTGCTGAATTTAGAAAATCGGTTCCTGATATGGCAATTAGAACTACATTAATTGTTGGATATCCAGGTGAAACAGAAGCTGCTTTTCAAGAATTAAAAGATTGGGTAGAAGCAATGCGTTTTGAACGTTTAGGTGCTTTTGCATATTCGCATGAAGAAAATACACATGCAGCTAATTTAGTAGATGATGTTCCAGAAGAGGTGAAACAACAACGTGTAAATGAGATTATGGAATTACAAAGTCAGATTTCTTTTGATTTGAATCAAGAAAAAGTTGGTAAAACTTTTAAGGTGATTATTGATAGAAAAGATGGAAACGTATTTGTTGGTAGAACCGAATTTGATTCGCCTGATGTTGATAATGAAGTGTTAATTGATGCTACTAAATATTATGTGCAAGTTGGTAAATTTGCACAAATTAAAATTACTTCAGCTTCAGAGTTTGATTTGTATGGGGAACCTGTTAATTAA